In Bradyrhizobium sp. CCBAU 051011, the following are encoded in one genomic region:
- the cobW gene encoding cobalamin biosynthesis protein CobW codes for MSRVPVTVLTGFLGAGKTTLLRSLLTQADGRRIAVVVNEFGDAGFDGGLVEECAANACAPGDVIELTNGCICCTVADDFIPTMELLLGRDKPLDAIVIETSGLALPQPLLKAFAWPAVKTRATVDGVVTVVDALALSEGRVTLDEDAVADQRAADESIDHDDPIEEVFEDQLACADLVVLSKSDLVSPMALTDIEARLKATLRPGVNVVRSMGTLAPAVLIGMNAEAEEDVAARAGHHGEEEEHYHDDFDSIVVKPSIALSVDEMRARISDALGLEGVLRVKGHARVSDKVAPVVVQAVGSRVDLVFGRPDAKQAERLVVIGLKGFDGTAVRRALVE; via the coding sequence ATGTCGCGTGTTCCGGTTACCGTGCTGACTGGGTTTCTTGGCGCGGGCAAGACCACCTTGCTGCGCTCGCTGCTGACCCAGGCCGACGGACGCCGCATCGCCGTCGTCGTCAATGAATTCGGCGACGCTGGCTTCGACGGCGGCCTCGTGGAAGAATGCGCAGCGAACGCCTGCGCGCCGGGAGACGTCATCGAACTTACCAATGGCTGCATCTGCTGCACTGTGGCGGATGACTTCATTCCGACCATGGAACTGCTGTTGGGGCGCGACAAGCCGCTCGATGCCATTGTCATCGAGACTTCAGGGTTGGCGCTGCCGCAACCCTTGCTCAAGGCATTCGCATGGCCGGCGGTGAAAACGCGCGCCACGGTTGACGGTGTCGTTACAGTCGTCGATGCGCTTGCGCTGTCGGAAGGTCGGGTTACGCTCGATGAGGACGCAGTCGCAGACCAGCGTGCCGCAGACGAATCCATCGACCATGACGACCCGATCGAAGAGGTGTTTGAAGATCAATTGGCCTGTGCCGACCTGGTCGTGCTCTCGAAGAGCGACCTGGTATCGCCCATGGCGCTTACCGACATTGAAGCACGGTTGAAGGCTACGCTCCGCCCAGGAGTCAATGTTGTGCGGTCGATGGGCACATTGGCGCCCGCGGTGTTGATCGGAATGAACGCCGAGGCCGAGGAAGACGTGGCTGCCCGCGCTGGCCATCACGGCGAGGAAGAGGAACATTATCACGACGATTTCGACAGCATCGTCGTCAAGCCGTCGATCGCCCTCAGCGTCGACGAGATGCGTGCTCGGATCAGCGACGCGCTCGGTCTCGAAGGTGTGTTGCGCGTCAAGGGCCATGCGCGGGTTTCGGACAAGGTCGCGCCCGTGGTGGTGCAGGCTGTCGGGAGCCGCGTCGATCTGGTGTTCGGCCGGCCGGATGCGAAGCAGGCCGAGCGTCTCGTCGTGATCGGGCTAAAGGGATTTGACGGGACCGCCGTGCGGCGGGCGTTGGTGGAGTAA
- the cobU gene encoding bifunctional adenosylcobinamide kinase/adenosylcobinamide-phosphate guanylyltransferase, translating into MTDLATTLVLGGARSGKSAFAESLVGASALAKVYVATATAGDEEMKSRIALHRARRGEGWITIEEPLALVDALTREASRNRVVLVDCLTLWLSNLMFAGRNPDVEAQRLTRFLGVAKHPVVFVSNEVGLGLVPETPLGRTFRDAQGRLNQVVAAAVPQVVFMAAGLPLWLKR; encoded by the coding sequence ATGACGGATCTGGCCACTACCTTGGTGCTGGGTGGCGCCCGTTCCGGCAAATCTGCGTTTGCAGAATCGCTTGTAGGCGCCAGCGCGCTGGCGAAGGTCTATGTCGCGACGGCTACCGCCGGCGACGAGGAGATGAAGAGCCGGATTGCGTTGCACCGCGCCCGCCGTGGCGAGGGCTGGATCACCATTGAAGAGCCGCTAGCGCTGGTCGACGCGTTGACGCGCGAAGCCAGCCGCAATCGCGTCGTGCTGGTGGATTGTCTCACCTTGTGGCTGTCAAATCTGATGTTCGCTGGACGCAATCCAGACGTCGAAGCTCAGCGTTTGACGCGATTTCTCGGTGTCGCAAAGCATCCTGTCGTCTTTGTCTCGAACGAGGTCGGCCTTGGGCTGGTGCCGGAAACGCCGCTCGGCCGGACGTTTCGTGATGCGCAGGGGCGACTGAACCAGGTAGTCGCCGCCGCCGTTCCGCAAGTTGTGTTCATGGCAGCCGGACTTCCGCTCTGGCTCAAGCGCTAG